The Aedes albopictus strain Foshan chromosome 2, AalbF5, whole genome shotgun sequence region AAAGTATGAAAATAGTCAAATTACTGAtcttttatgagctgggaaggaattCAACATGATCAAAATAACCCCAATCTAGAGGGCGGTGctgttttgagctcaacagttgtcaaaccaccgcatcttggcaagacaaagtttgccgggacagctagtttttaataaatatgcatcagaattgttctttttgttgtttttgtgcatctatgttttatgcggcccgcaggtcgatcccgaattgcaaatttggcccgcggtatcctccagcctgagcaccactgccttATTTTATTGTACATATCGGTTGAAAGACTGGGTCACCAAGCGCTTAAATATTTTTTATACAACCCAACAAAATCAGGTGTTTTTCTGCGTGTGTTTTGTGCAAAGCAGCTACAcccgtatccacttatccgcgatcggtaatggcggcggcgggcatatccaaccggttcggaatttgacgtttcttgggggaaagtcaaaacagtttcattctcctcttcaccccttcacccaccgatcggtggcgccaaccgattgcgatccccacgaaacgtcaaaattcgaatcggttggttgtgcccgccgccgccattaccgctcgcggataagtggatacagaTTGTTCTTTTCGGCAAATAATGACGTGGTCCGTTCGTTGATCCACTCTCGCTTTACCGCATGAACGACTACGGGTCGGTCAACCAACCAAACCAACGTAACGTCGACGTTCGCCGCACGTTCGCACGCGGTGTGACGATCTgaaccaatgagagtatattacaggtggggaagaagatacttcgtgtgcgtgagatccgtgtctggtgcaaaacatgtcactactacaagcaaagcgagctcccataagaacgcgtgtcaaatagtgacgtcactatttgtgtttacatttttctttgcttactaatacatagccatctcttcttcttcctcacctgtaatatactctcattggatcTGAACTGGAATTGTCACCGTTGTTGCCGCCGCCACTGCCGCAAGTAATTTATTGAGGCTACGTGATTTGTTAGCAAATATTGTTCGAGCCCCCCGGCTCAGCTATGAATACTGATGAGGGATGCCCAACGTATGGCCCAAGGGCCACATTTGGCCCTTTcgaaataatgatgactttttaaGGATTTCAACGATTTTGGCTAAACTTAAATGATATCAGTAAAGATATGGCCGAAATTCCCAAAAACCAGGGCGATATTTTATATTTCAACAGTATCTATGATGTAAATTTCAGAACACAGTTTCAACCCTTGTATATGGGTTTCAATAGAAAACGATATAAAGAAATACCATAAAATGTTGATCAAGTTGAATATAAAGAAATGCCAAACTTCGACTTTCTTTGATCACAAAACTAAAAAACTTGGAAAGAAATAACTCCTTTATATAAATCTTATACCATTAGGTAAGGTGAATATGAAGGAAAGAAATAAATGGGAATCATGAAGacgcttttatttatttatcaatATTGAAAATCGTCCCTTTCCTAGTTTTTATAAAATCAAACATTCGGCCATCGGCCAAAAAAGGTTGAGAAATCCTGCCGCAGACAGATATTCATCATATTATCCAGCGAAATTGTACTGCTGTTTGTTTTGGTGATACAGAGAGAAACCAACCACGCCGCCTAGCAAGCCCCATGAATACCTAGTGGATGATGTAGCAGTGGCACTCCGTCTCTTTATCCAAATGTATATTTAGTCAAATGAAATTTAGTTGATCGATGTCTGGGTGGGCCAATTGCAAAGACTGACGGGAACTAGCTGCGATGCGTTTGCAGTTTCACTCCATTGTGAACTGTGGGAAAGCAATTGCGCGTGCCGAATGACCACAAGTAGTTGTAATGGGAGTAGAAAATTTGATCAATTACCCAAAAAAAATTGCCTCTGTAGTATTAAATTATGTTAGACaaatttgtcttcatcagtggcCCCCCATTAAAAAGACAATCTATCAACGTTGGATAAATACGGATGAAAACAAGAAACAACCGAAAACTTTTTATCGGAAGCTTCGAGAGATCATGATAATGATGTTATCTCCTCCCTCACTCAAAGACGATGATGGTTAACAAGAATAGGCCGTTTTTTGTTAATTGGCACCATCAATCACGGCTTTAAATAAAGAGCCCAGAAAAGTGTGGAGTTTGAATTGAAATTCTCCGCATAGCAAGATTTCGCACAGTTGCATAATCGAATGCGCGTAAAACAGTATTCATGCTCTGAATTGTTTCACAGAATAATACATTGGGGTATTGTATCATTGTTCTCAGATGTGCCGTATGAAGGTAGTACCAGCCGAGTTAACACCTGAGTATACCCAATAAAACAATGATAAGAATCAGAATGCAATTAGTGCGAATAAACAACACATAATGATTTGTTGATCCACTATCAATTTGTTCCTTTATGTATAACCCTTCACGGAACtacaaaaaaataattaaatttaaggagccaaaatgtttgagataggtaactttttttgaatgaaattttgaacgtttatcgacAATGTATTGATAATTATTTCGACGTTATAAAATTTAACATTTTCagacgacgaataaagttatagtgGTTTGACCTTTTcactcatatagaggaaaataactcGAATTTACAATATCACTCAAAAACTTATTATAGAtattttgagaacagaagtacaaaatctttggatatcgaaACTAAAAATTAATCACATTGATgttaaaaaattacgatttttagAGAAAGATCCAAAACGTGTCAATCCAtcacaacttttttcaacgtttcaaaagTACCTATGCTTTTCAATCATtagtatattgttgataaacgttcaaaaatttattcaattcagTTCACCGATTTCCGAGATAtagcagttcaaaaataagttctctaaaaaatagtgttttacgagaacggttctagcttcacgaAAGACTAACCAATCGTGCTcatatttgtaccaatgatgcacatatgatgggttgacaaacagccaaaatttgagaatttttgatgcactcaatgaaaagttacagcttgttgaattttatgagagagaaaaaaaagttgcctatcccaaacattttgaccaccccctgtagttattcttgtttggtttacaatttctttaaaaaaaaatatggaccaCTCTTATTTTCATGTACATTCAAAAGAGGATCTTATCATTAAGCTgtcagtacacagggtcaaatatttgtccaaaaagaaaccaatgctcaaatatCTTGTTTGATTCGATCATTTGTTTGAATTTTCATTAATGTCAAGCGGAAGTTGTTTCTTCAgttcttttgaaatatttctttagttcttttgaaatatttgaccctgtgtacttcaggccttagaaACAAATTTGTAGAAGACTATTTTTGTCTCAAAAAAATGCATACTGTTTCGTAAATCTGGGTGCTGGATCCAGACAATGTGCCATGGGACCCAATTGGATCtctgtacccaagtaacaataaatgctgaacagtgagggtATTAACTGAACATTGGCCGGTCAATGGTGTCAAAGGCAGAACAAAATGACAGATAAATAATGGTCTGAAGTATGACTTGTTTAACCTCTTTACATAGATGGCTcagtatcaagttgaatagattacactagtttacaaaataaaacggaagtcgtgaacttctgtcaacgattaaagtttttgaagtacaatttaacactgatttcgaaaccgtgcttcaaaaatttttaagtagagcggtttttgagttttagcttttacaacttttaaaaatgtggaatttactaatattcaaatatcttgcgttttgttcaaccaattacaaatctttttccataaattaaaagctaaatacaataccattcgatcatctgaatgcaggttttgcgtcagattgatgaaattcaagatattggcgagttttagggacgatctccttaaattttagccaaatttccaaaaatatatgaagaaatgtatttttttcaataagaaaaaaacaatataaaaattctttctcaacgtttatttgacatatcatatgtaggcgagttacagtaaaaaaatcagctcaatcggagcattgattacggagaatgagatgtgtggagtgagtgactttgcttaaaaatagaacaaaaatcgatttcaaatcatcagccttgtatgaaaagtcgaaaaaatttccgctctactgtatttttttttcttctcgttttcgaactctgggcagaatcctacaccaaaaacgatcattagcttaccgagttcaaaaatgctgtaaactacacacttaaaaattcttaattttGATGGAGATGTACTGGAAAAAAACTGACGTAATCCACGACGACACAAacgaaaaaatgttttatttttaagtCTTTGGTGACACAAACACAAAACTTATCATCGGCGGATTCGTTTAAGACATTTTAGACATTTGAGCGATTCCAagaaacagcatcaaaattaaggaaaatttttaattcatgattttctattgaactgaaactttgcacagtttttcagttccatctaaatcgccatttttcgatatcaaatttttatttagagccacgactaacttttcaaaagggtgtatgtgaaaatggttcaaaaatattcaaaaatatgcacagcaaaaacggattgttcgattgttatgaatttttcagcaaagttagatagctaaatggtgatttctaagaaaatatacactgtgaaaaaaaatctattttatcattgaaaaacatcatttttgtcacaaaaactcaaatatctcaaaaccctatctttttaccaacttgaattttttagggaaaacggtccattgtattagcaatctaccataaaaatttggtgatggtaaactaataaacaaaaaagttataacatttcaaaaatttcacaatttttacatttagtaaaaaaaatttttctgtgtaaattatttcggccgggaatcgcgatttgatgctgattttattgttcagcaaagttagataactaaatggcgattcctaagaaaatatacactgtgaaaaaaatcatttttaacattaaaaaatatcatttttgtcacaaaaactcaaatatctcaaaaccctatatttttaccaacgtaattttttagagaaaacggtccattgtattagcaatctaccatgaaaataaacaaaaaagttatgacaattcaaacatttcacaattttcacatttagtaataattttttttagtgtaaattatttcggccggaaattgaagtttgatgctgattttattgttaatggccttgcgtgagtaaaacaagttgtttttattatatattatatatacatataatataatatactatgtaccgtaatgttccgattttatcacgccctccgcgcattagtcgtttattcattaatttgctgttacatttgaggacaagtgttttccctcttcttcaagatgaatgttgaaagcgtgttttgcaacgttaaaaatattgaaatgggtatagatgttgaagaatattacagggcatttttgaaaaggggcgtaattaaattgtttaaacagatgtcgctgatggcaatttctcagttgttgtcgttttcgaacttcctgcgccctgctttaccgatgatatacagatggctcgtttgtcaaattctagacggcaggacgtgcaaatgcgtaattttgtacacaatgtggacatttgggcataaccagtctctttcagtttatctatggtgctttcggtgagatttcgtaactcttttgaacattttttttcatcaaacggtctacaagagagcgttgagttgaagacctttgagaaagcgactgttcatcttgttcgttagattataataaacaaaatcacttattaattttaacttacttgtttggtgttggtggctgaagaaaaaaaatactatacaatttttaatattcatagcggtagtatttttttgtttttttcgtgagcattgtcaggtatgtatacagacaaacaaacataacactggcgaaattttcattgaccacgccttcaacgatcattttgaatcttggttgtggctttcataacaagaagagcgcccatcgtttttctttgcgtttgacgtttcacactagcgccttctgatgacgatattgcacaacgcagtgtttcgtgaaacatttccaccaggtggtgatagtgtgaactgggcgatgaattttcactaaaattgttctaggcgtttcgtctgtttgtctgtggtatgtacctcttatgcatttgttgttgttgaagttactcgcattcttccgatcataaagtctgttctctacacacttaattttgattaccgagttcggtaattttttgacgagattaaaactgctgagcaccgaactcgttcagcaaaaatgcattgtttaccttttccatacaattttgacagttgttttactgagcctcagtaaaatcgattaccgaaactaccgagatcgtactgctgttataatctcgtcaaaaaagtaccgaacaggcaattcagaaataagtgtgtaagagggattttttttgcggataaactagacgtatacgcgtataaaaaaacttttattatacagcttttgtcttaaaaataaattcaattccatttttcttataatcaacagcttttcaacactatcaagggatattttcaccagtcacgtacaataaaaagtatgacaatctcaatatttttgatcacaacactggatcgcgtctaagtttcaaatagatactatagtaattacgaataatcaaactaaagtatcatgaaaacaacttgtttaattcaggcggtagcctttacaataaaatcagcatcaaaatataattctcgaaataatttacacagaaaaaaattttttttgttactaaatgtaaaaattgtgaaatgtttgaaatgtcataacttttttgtttatcagtttaccatcaccaaatgtTCGCGCACATGCGCTCCCAATGAAGGCAGCGGCATGCGAGGCTGCGCGGGCACTGACACCAATCAACGCATCCGAGTCGTCATCGACCACCGACGCGGTGCTcacacactcacccgagccgacggaacaGAAGCTACCTGCGCTGCGAGAGAGTGAGTTCCGTGAGCTCCAAACATTGAGTTCGGCAGCAGACCGCTGCCGcagccgtcatcatcatcatcatcatcatcgactgtcGTCGCTCTGCAGTTAGCGTGGTGATGGTGGTTCCCGAAATGTCGCGTGGGTTCTAGGCACGCGTGGAACCTTGCGCAGAAGCTTCCACGTGATTCTGGAATATGAATTTTGTGATataaatatgcgacccgttcgcAGTAGCGGGTCAGTTTGAATTcgataagcgttcgcgtggcttatgACAACGCGTAGTGTTAAGTGAAAAAGTGAAGAGAGAAAAATAAAGTAGTGAAGTAAAAGTGAACCCAGTGAATTTCTATCGCGGTCCGAAACCCTCCCTTACTGTGTGAAACAGTCCAGTGCTACGCCAAGTGTTCTTGTGTTTATTGCCAAACACAaagtggtccttcgaaccggataagAATCCGGTAGTGTTTAaaagcgttccgcgtggcttAAACAACGCGGTAGTGTGTTGTCTAATAAGCGTAccgcgtggcttcgacagcgcGGCAGTGCGTAGTTTAGAAGCGTGCACGTGGCTTCAACAACGTGCTGTGCAGTGAAGAGCGtggacgtggcttcgacaacgtccgTATCCGTGTCGGTCCGCGAGTGTAAACCGCGTCGTCGCGTAGTGACTTCATCCGTCGTTCCGGAATTCGTGTGGTGCCGATTCCATCCGGTCCGACAAGCGCGTCGATTTTCGTGGTATCCCGAGTGAGTCCGCCGTCGCGTAGTGCTAGCTTCCGTCACTCCGGACATTCTGTGATAGTGTTCCACCCGTTGTGACAAGCGCGTCGGTTCCCAGCCAATAGCTGATTGATTCCATCGTCGCGTAGTGTTTTGTGTCCGTCGCTTCGGAatcttcaagtgatttcttccGTCCGTGGCGACACACGCGTCGGTTCCAGTGATCGTATCCAGTAAAGCGAAGTTCCCGTTTTCCGCCGTAGTGTTGGGCATTGTATCCATCGCTTCGGATACCGTGCTACCTTCCATCCGTTGTGTCAAGCGCAGCGGAATCCCTGTCTGCATTTCCGTTGCTGACCCGTGAGAGACTCGATTAAGATGCCGCCCAAGAGAACACCAGTGAAGAAGGTGCCAGATCCAGCTGATGACGGAGAACTGAGAGCGCTGTTCCTCAACCGAGGAGCTGCTCAACGAAATGTGAGCCGAATCCAGACCATCCTGGAACAAGCCGAAGCAGACAACATCGAGCTAACCTCAGCCAAGATAAAGGTGTACCAACGAAGCGTCGAGAATGCTCACACTGAGTACACCAGATTTCATCAACAAATCATCGCCATGTCTCCGTCAGATGGACTTGAGGAGCAAGAAGAGTGTTACCTCAAGTTTTTGGACTTGTATGAGGAGGTATCTGTGCTGCTCGGGAGCTGGAGCGAGAAGCTAACTGCGCCCCCATCCCAGCAGCCACCGTGTGCCACCACCAACCAGCAGCCGATCATCGTACAGTCTCAGTCATTCCGTGCTCCGTTGCCAACCTTCGATGGACGTTATGAAGCATGGCCACGCTTCAAGGCCATGTTTCAAGATCTGATGCAGCGCTCATCAGATTCGGACGCGGTGAAGCTATACCACCTGGAAAACTCTTTGAAGGGAGAAGCCACCGGCGTAATCGACCTGGAGACGTTGCAGAATAACAACTACCAGCGCGCATGGGACATCCTGGAGGAGAGGTTCGGCAACAAGCGACTAATCGTGGAGTCCCACATTCTAGGGCTGCTGAATATGAAGAGGATGGCTAAGAAGTCGTCTAAGGATCTCCGAAGCTTAATCGATGAATGCACCCGCCACGTGGAGAACCTTGTCAAGCTTGGCCAACCACTGCTAGGAATGTCGGAGTTGCTCGTGGTAACCGTGCTCACTCGCGCATTGGATGACCAGACCCGCGAGTTGTGGGAGGCTTCGATTGATCAGACGGAGCTCCCGGAATACGAGCAGACGATCGAGTTCCTCAAACAAAGATGCGTCATCCTGGAGAGATGCGAGAAGAGTGCTCCCATCGTGTCCCCGAATTCCAAGATCTCCAACCAGAAGCCGCCTGGGTCCAAGCTCGCGCCTTCCAAGACTTCGCACGCAGCGGCAGTGACTTCGGAGTATATGTGTGATTTCTGTTCCGGTCAACACCAGAACTACAAATGTTCCAACTTCCTGAAGATGTCTGTGGATCAGCGACAAGCAAAGGTAAAGGAAGTAAATCTTTGCTTCAACT contains the following coding sequences:
- the LOC134286228 gene encoding uncharacterized protein LOC134286228 translates to MPPKRTPVKKVPDPADDGELRALFLNRGAAQRNVSRIQTILEQAEADNIELTSAKIKVYQRSVENAHTEYTRFHQQIIAMSPSDGLEEQEECYLKFLDLYEEVSVLLGSWSEKLTAPPSQQPPCATTNQQPIIVQSQSFRAPLPTFDGRYEAWPRFKAMFQDLMQRSSDSDAVKLYHLENSLKGEATGVIDLETLQNNNYQRAWDILEERFGNKRLIVESHILGLLNMKRMAKKSSKDLRSLIDECTRHVENLVKLGQPLLGMSELLVVTVLTRALDDQTRELWEASIDQTELPEYEQTIEFLKQRCVILERCEKSAPIVSPNSKISNQKPPGSKLAPSKTSHAAAVTSEYMCDFCSGQHQNYKCSNFLKMSVDQRQAKVKEVNLCFNCLRKGHRGAACSSDKSCSKCSKKHHTLLHFEREKPEVKPTDAPKTPEGKPVPAVQPVNTSCSSSIPPPGKQVFLMTAMVNLTAKNGQVHRVRALLDSGSQINVISESVVQRLKLPKQPANVPVIGVGGNKSKMHHKVVVRMTSNYSDYAVNVECLTTPKVAGTVPPVSVNIDAWNIPPGILLADAAFHCPNEIEMLIGAGLFFDVLKQGQIRLSSTLPTLYETQFGWVVAGTYDDQDDDRPVCANIVVQRWIRGVPEAILRPGGNCRACNDKHRGRTV